The genomic interval ACCAGGGCCGCCGCCGCCGCCTGCCGCCGCCCGCGCTTGCCGGGCCACGGCAGGGTCTGGGCGACCTCGAACGCGGCCATGGCCATGGGGTCCTCGCCGATGCCGGCCCCGGGGTAGTCCTCGCCGCGCGCGCTGAACCCGACCATCGGGTCGGGCAGGGCGCCCGCGGCGGGCGCCTCCTCCCGCGCGGCGGCGATCTTCGCGGCGAGCGCCGCGAGGGCGGGGGATCGGGACAGGGCGAGCGCGACGAGGGAGTCGGCCGCGGCGACGGCCGCGGCCGGATCGCCCGCAGCGGCGAGCGCCGTGATCGGCTCGGCGGTCGGCAGCTCCGTCGCGCCGGCGACGCCGTCTACTCTTCGCCCGCCCGAACGGCTGCGGCCTTCCCGTCGGGCGTCGGGAAGGCCGGCGTGAAAGTCGCTTCCTTCTCGACGCCCCGCAGGCCGGACACGCGGATCAGCGCCGACACCTTGGCGGGGTCGACGTCGCCGAGATCGGCGGCGCCGAACAGGTGGTCCTGCACGAAGAGGACCATCCCGCCGCAGAGCTCGCACTTGCCGGGGGCGTCCCGCACGACCTCGGCGTGCATGGGGCAGAAGTAGGACGCGGGTTCGCCGGCAGCCGGCTGGTGCGCCTTCAGCGGCACCTCGAGCGTGCGGCCGTCCGGCAGCGCCAGCTTGGCGGTGCCGGTCGCCTTCTCGACCATGGCCGGCGCCAGCTCGTCGGTGTAGAGGAAGACGCGCACGCCCTGCGGTGTGATCAGGGTCTCGAAGGCGTGGGCCTTGGTGGCGGCGACGGCGCCGCCGTGCAAGGGTGCGATGGTGGCGGGTGCGATGGTGGCGGGTGCGGCGCCGCCCGCCACGGCGATCAGGGACGCCAGGGCGGCGGCGGCGATCGGCAAGCGCTTGGACATGGGCTTTCCTCCGGCGGAACGTCGGGAGCGGGGTTTCGACAGGGTGACAATCTACAGGAAAATCCCACTACTTGCCTGGGAATTATGGGTGAACCGCTCCCTGGGCCGCGGGTTCCCCGACCCCTCCCCGTTCCCTGAAAGCGCGCGCCCCGCCCCTTTCGGGGACGGGGCGCGGCCGGACCTGCCGGCAGGATCGGTTCGCCTGCGGCGAAACGCGGGTTCGGTCCGACTCAGCGGACCAGGCTCAGCCTCACCACCGCGCCCGATGCCGCGCCGTCCACGCGCAGCGTCGCGAAGTACACGCCGCTGGCGACGTCGCGTCCGCGGTCGTCGGCGCCCAGCCATGTGACGCGGTTCTCCCCGGCCACGCCGTCGATCGCTCCGAGGCGCTTCACCAGGCGACCCTGCACGTCGTGGATCCGCACTTCGGCCCGGCCGGCCCGCGGCAGCGTCAGCACGATCTCGGTGCGCGGGTTGAACGGGTTCGGGACCGCGCGCAACGCGAAGCGGTCCGACGGGATCTCCGGCGCGCCGGTCGCCGTGAGCAGCCCCACGACGAGCCGGAAGTTCCTCGGTTCACCCGACACGACGTTCACCGTGAGGGAAAGCGAATCCCAGAGGTCGATCACCTGGCCCTCGTCGTCGTCGATCAGCGTCAGGCCCCAGCCGGATGACTGGCCGAAGTCCGGCTGGAAGGACAGGGTCGCGAGCCCGCTGCTGCTGCTCGACAGCCGGAGGGGCCAGGTCTTGGCGTAGTGCACCGGATCGTAGAGCGACCGCGTGTCCGTCTTGAAGTCATCGCCCACGGACGCATTCCATTCGGGATGCGGGATGGCCAGCGACACGAATCCGTCCGGTGACGGCGGCGGTTCCGGGAGATCGTATTGGCCGTCGAACCCGTCCCACGCCCGGGAGAAGGCGCCGGCCCAGTTGTCGTAATCCAGCATGCCGTCGAGCACGGCACGCGCGTTCACCCCGAAATTCGGGTTCGCGGTTTGGCATGCGATCCAGGATTCGAAGCTGGCGTTGACCCACGCCTGGGGATACTCGGAGTTGCCCACGAAGCCGATGGCGGCCTGCAGAGGGGTGTTGATGCCTGGCGTGTGCACGTAGCCGGGATCCCCGTTAGGGAAGCTGGTCGAGCCGGGGATTCCCGCCAACTGGTAGACCGCGTACGAGCCGGCTCCGGGGGCGGCGCCGTACATCCTCTTGCTGGCGAGCACGTTGATGGATGCAGCCACAGGGCACCCGTCCATCGTCACCACGAAATCCGACGGATCGCCGTCGGTGTCCGTACCGCCGATGACCGTCCAGACGCCGGGCAGCGTGAAGTTGTTCGCCTCGTTGATGCGACACTCCCACGACCGGATGTAGTCGCCGGTGGGGTGGGTGAGGATCAGGTAGACGTCCAGGGGCGCGAAGCCGCCGGGATAGGTGGTGCTGAACCGGCTGGCGTCCAGGTCGAAGTAGACGCCGATCGCGTCCGGGCAGGGGCTGATCTGGGCCGCGGCGCCCGAGCCGAGGACCGTCAGCGCGATCGTGATCACGGCGATGGATTTCTTCATGGTCTCGCTCCCATCTCGATCGGGATCGGTCGCGGATCGTCGTGCTCACCTGCCCGCCGCGGGACCCGCCAGATACGAGCCCTTGATCGCGCCCCAGGCGCCCTCTTCCGCCGCGACGATGCCGTTGATGCCGAATACCGGCTCGTCGAAATCGCCGCTGCAGATGGTGGCGGGTGTATTGAATCCCATCGTGTGGACATACCCGGGAGTGCCCTGGGGAAAGCTGGTGGAGCCGGGTATCGGTCCGACGAAGAACTCGATGGGCGCCGATTCGTCCAGCACTCGCACCCACATCGTCCCCAGCACGACGACATTCGCGGCATTGGGATGGCTCGGTGCCGGCTCGGGCACGACCATGTAGTCGTAGGGGTCCATGTCGGCGTCCAGCCCGAACATATACCACTCACCGATCATGTCGCCGTCCTGCCGGGAATCGGTGACTCTGGCCTCCCATCCCATTACCTCGCTCCCACTTGGGCTGAGCAGACACAAGTAGATACTCGTCGGCACGCCGACGGGAATCGCGGCGTTACCACCACAGCC from bacterium carries:
- a CDS encoding heavy metal-binding domain-containing protein gives rise to the protein MSKRLPIAAAALASLIAVAGGAAPATIAPATIAPLHGGAVAATKAHAFETLITPQGVRVFLYTDELAPAMVEKATGTAKLALPDGRTLEVPLKAHQPAAGEPASYFCPMHAEVVRDAPGKCELCGGMVLFVQDHLFGAADLGDVDPAKVSALIRVSGLRGVEKEATFTPAFPTPDGKAAAVRAGEE